In the genome of Microcoleus vaginatus PCC 9802, the window GGAAAGAATATTTGTCCGACATATCCAGCAGGTAGAGAATCAGAGATTCCATATTTATGAGGCATTTTTTTCGCTGGCATATACATAGTGCCAAATAGCAAATCTAACAGTGGCAACTGAACAGCAAAGTTTTTGGTGTTGATTTGGGGAATTTTACTGTGATGCCAGTGATGAAATTGTGGGGTTGCTACGAACCATTTTAGGATGCCAAATTTTAATTTAATATTAGAATGAATCAAGAAAGCGAGCGCCGCCGAATAAAGAGCATAAACTACCAAACTCTCCTGAGTAAATCCCAACCAGTAAAGAGGCATAATTTTGCAAATCTGAGTAAAAATTTGCTCGCAGGGATGCACCCGCACTGCTGCTAACCAATCCATGTGTTCAATGCTGTGATGGACTGCATGAAATTGCCAAAGCCAGGGTACTTCATGCAGCAGCCGGTGAGCGAAATAATATGCCATATCGGAAACGATAACTGCTTCTGCCAACTGCAACCAGACAGGTTGAGAGGCTACTTTGCTTTGCAATTCCGGGTTGACTAAATTAGTTATCAGCGACAAAATTACAGTCACAACAATAGCGCCTGATCTGCCAATAAAGTGACCTGTAAAAAAATAAGTAGCATCGGTTGCCCATCCGAGACGGAATATCTTTTGCTTGTGCAAGGATAAGATTCTTTCGAGGGGAATGAAGATGCCCGCTAAGACGATGAAGCCTTTGACAATTTCAGGTAACATGAGATTCTGATTAATGTCGATATTTACTTAAGCACGTCCCTACTACCAGCACCGCAGACAGGATTACCATTCTTAAGGATAGGAGCAGACGGTTGGGTATTTCCAGGAGAATTTGCTTCACACAGAATGGATACAGTAGTCTTCTCTTTGTTAGCTGCTTTGGAAACAGGTACTAAAAATACAGCCCCGACATAGCTAGTAATATCCTTAGTTTCCCTGATGGATACTCCATAACTAAACGCAGCATTTTTTGTAGCGATGATTGAATATTTATAGTTTGTTGTCTGAGTTTTAATGCCGAGACCCAGGCCATCCATGGACTTAGAAAATGTACCATCCTCGGCGTATATTGCTTGTTGAGCTCTGTTCATTGCGTTAACATATTGTTTAGCTTCTGATCGCTTCGCCTTGCCACCACAACCGCTAGAAAGAAGGAGGGTGTTCGCAGCAAATATCAGGACCACAGGAACATAAATAAAAGTGATCCTCAGTAAAGTTCCTACACAAGATTTACTTTTTTTGTTAGGGGGAATGTTTTTTTCTGAAGATGGCGCTTGTTTGTTAAGTGCATCGAGTTGAGGGTTTGTCTTAAGCTGCTTGGTTGTTCTCGATACTGCTTGTTTGTTGAGTGCATCGAGTTGAGGATTTTTTTTAAGCTGCATGGTAGTTGTCCGAATGTGTTAGCAGAGTAGTTTTCAAGTGATTGACATACTCCCCGGCGTAAACACATGGGGATTCTAGAGTCAAACAGCGAGTGTACGCGTAGCTTGTCTAACATCGCCTAATCTAACAGTCGAGATTAAGAAAAACAAGCAAGTTATTGTTAGCGTCGTTTTCACCCAGTCCATTGAGTGCGGTGGGGTTTGCAAACCTCGCCTACTGCGCCTTGCTTCTACTCTATTTTTATTAAATCACGTGGCTATTTGAGAACTTGAGTGAGTTCTCATCGACTTCTCATCAACTTTTCATTACTCCCTTCCCCCCAGAACACGATCTACTTCTTCTCTCCCCCACTCCCTCCAAGGGGGCAGGGCGGTTTCATTTTTCGTAGGGGCGGTGCTTCCGTGTCCGTGCCCTATCGCTGCAATGCCAATGGATCGCGTCGCTGGGGAGGGGTAGGCACGGGGGTACTACCCCTACAAAATCCTGATTTTTCTGATAATGAAACTCCCCTGGGGGGGTGGGGGGTTCTTGCTTCGTGTCCTTAGCATCTTCGCGGTTCAATAATTCGATATTATTTGCCATTTAGCCGATCGCGAAAATATTCCTCGTATAATCGACATCTCGGAATGTAATTATTTCCCTCTAATTTAACCAATCCCATACTATTTAACTTAAACCCCCATTCTGACCTCAATCTAACTGGCTGGGAAACACTCACAACCTCTCTCATCGCCTCCATTAATTCGGAATATTTCTCTAAATTCCATAAATGTCGGCGCAAATGGTCGCTGTAAATTGCCGCTTCAGTTCCTGCCGATTTTACCAACTGATTTAAACTCACATCTTGACGCGAAATGTGATAAATTGCCAGCCGTACCAAATAGGGATGACCTTCCACTAAGCCCATCAATTCTACAACTTCGCCATCATTCCAATTCAATCCGTGTCGCGCTGCTAAGTCTTGCACTTGCTGGGAATTAAACTCAGGCAAATCAATGGGCAACCCCACATTAAACGGCGATTTATTCACGTCCAGCGGGATATAAACTTCCGTCGAATGCACCACAATCAAGCGAAATTTTTTCCAAATATCTCGCCGTTTTGCTTCTTCATGCAAAGCGCGCAATAACCCAAAGAAGTCGTCGGCAATTTCCGGCGATTCAAACAGGCGATCGCTCTCATCCAACCCTAACGTCAGAGGTCTTGAGGATTCTGAAAGCAAATACTGTTCAAAATAAGCCTTGCAGCACTGATTGCTGCCAATCAAATCGGCTAATTCCCAACACTTGGGCAACTGCTCCAGCATTCCTAACTCTTGACCGATGCTAGCACAAAACCACTGCAAAAATGTATCTGAATTAGCGAATATTTTCCTATTGGCTAGCTGAAAACTCAGCGCTACTGTGCGAGAACCTTGCTGTTCTGCATGATGCAAAATCCTCGCCATCAAGGAAGTTTTGCCCATTTGTCTGGGCGCTTTTATGCGGATCAGCGCTCCCGGTTGGGCGATCGTCTCGTAACAGCGGGATTCGATCGGAGGGCGATCGATATAAAAACGAGAAGCTATTTCAACTTGTCCTCCCGGCAATTCTGGCGGCGCTGCTGGCAGGGGTTGAACTATTGACTGTTTAGTGCTAGTAATTACTTTCCATTCTACAGCCAATTCATGGTCGGCAGTTAACGATGTGCGACCTTCTTTGATAAGCGTTAAAATTTTTGATAATAACTTAAATGAGTCGCCAACACCGCGCCACAGCCAGGGCTGAATTCCTGCTAAATAGCTCAGTAAATCAAAAGAAAGCGGTGTATTTAATTCAAGTAAAATCGGTAAGATTGCGGGTTTATGAACAGTTAAATTGTGCAATTCTTTGGCTAGCTGCACTTGTTCCAATATCATTTCGCTAGCGGCCGATTCTTGGGAAATCAGCAACAGCAAATAATCGCAACGCTTTAAATATGAGGCTGAGTCGCTGCTGTTGTTAATAAAAAAGACTTCGTGGCCTCCCGCACTCAAAGCTTGGTGTAACTGCTGAGAAAGGGTGGTGTTTGAGGTCGATCGGGCGTTGGCGTTAGCGAAGCGATCCGAAGGAAAGCCCTCGAAGACGATCGCCACTTTTGCCCTCACCAGCACTACCTCCTCTGGCTCTGAATTAGCCTCAAAATCGGCTATATCGCGCCATTCCTGCCCCAATCCGCGACAAATTTCGATGAAATTGGCATAATCCACAGGTTTGCCATTCAGAAAATGGCTGACAGTAGATTGCGCCATCCCTAAATCCTCAGCCAAGATTTTCTGACTGGGAAAGCCATTTCTCAAGAGACAGGATTTAACTGCGCGAATGCACTCTTCGCGCACCCTTAGCGATCGTGGCATTGCTTATCACAATCGAGACACTGAAACCATCATAAATGCCAACTGCCCCTAAAGTCGATGAAAAGTCGATGAAAAGTCGATGATTTTTCAAATAACTCAGTCGCCAACTCAAATAGCCGCCTGATTAGATTAGAAATAACAAGGTTGAATCCCATCAAAACGAGGTAAAAGCATTGTGTATTCTATCCTAATTTGGTCGCTGGCCTCAACCACTAATCAACCAGCTTTCGCCTTCACCCCGCCCCTATTCTGGCTGCTGCTCGGAGTTGTGCTTAGTGCGATGGAGCTATTAATCATCAAAACTCAGCCCCAAAAATACAGATTTTACCTGCTAATGATGGGAGCTTCGGCTTTAATTGAATCCTTTATTTTGTGGAGAGGATCTGTAGCATTTCAGTTTAGTTGGGCGAACATAATGTATGAAGATTTTGACTGGCAGATTTTCTACTGGATGGGGATAGCCCTCGCGCTGAGCATCTGGATTCGACCAATTTTTATTGTTCGCAAAAAGTTTGTCATTCCCGAAGCAACGGAAGCGACAACAATCTCCGAAATTTTCCCCGGAGAAACCGGAATGGTGATTTATGAAGGAGCTTCGTGGAAAGCTCGCAATGAAGATTCCCAAGGGGCGATCGCACCCAGACAAAAAGTTTACGTTTTGCGCCGCGAAGGAAACACGCTGATTGTTGTACCTCACAGATTAATTCACATCAACGGCTAAATCTGAGTTGGCTCTTTTATGACTCGGCGATTGAAATCGCTTCTTGCCAAACAAAGTCCCTCTCTAAGAGACTAAAAAATCACTATCAACTGTCAACTGTCAACTGTCAACTATTTACCAGGAGATTCATTATGTATCAGTATTTTTTGATGGTGTTGTTTGCAATCACCGGAGTATCCTTAGCCAGCAGCGTAAAAATTGTCCGTCAAGGAGATGAGGCTTTAGTTGAAATTTTCGGAAAGTACGATCGCAAGAAACTCGAACCTGGTTTGACATTTCTGATTCCCTTTGTCGAAACAGTCGCCTATAAACAAACTCTGCGCGAGCAAATTTTAAACTTGCCACCGCAACCCTGCATGACGCGCGATCGCCTTGCCATCACCGTTGAATTTATTGTGTACTGGCGAATAATTGACTTAGAAAAAGCTTCCTACAAGGTGCAGAATCTCAAGGAAGCGATGTTAAATATGCTGATTCTTTCAATTCGGACTCACATTGCGACATTATCTATGGAGGAACTTTACACGGCTCGCCATGAAATCAATAATGCTTTAGTAGAGGAGTTGGATACAGCGACAGATCCTTGGGGTGTGAAGTTTACAAGAGTGGAATTGCGCGATTTTGCGATCGGCAGTAAAGTGGTTCAGCCAACATCCATTGACCGGAAAGAAGTACAAAAGCTGCGAGCTTAGAGATTAGTATTCCCTCCTTTTCCTCGTTACCAGGCTCTTCCTGGTAACGCAGATCCAAAGGCTCGGCCTGACTGAATTTAATTCGCATTGTATATACCATTTAAGGAGACAAAACATGACTAAAGATCAAGAATCAAGTATTAGCAAGGCAGCTTATGGCGGTTGCGGATGCTTATTGCTTTTAATGGGCATTGGAGTCATTAGCGCGATCGCTCTGCCATCATTTCTTAATACTACCCATAGACCCAGGATTTCCGAAGCAAAACAGTATGTTAGCTCGATGAACAAAGCACAGCAAGCCCTATTTATAGAAAAAAGTGCTTTTGGTACTTCTGTTGATGCTTTAGGAATTGGAATTAAAACCGAGACAACAAATTAGAAGTATGCCATTCGTGCAACTAAGAAAGCAGCATTTAATTATGGAGTATCCAAGGAAAAAGACTTAAAAAGTTATGTCGGCGGTGTCTTTCTAGTTCCTGCTAAAAACTTTGATCCAAATGCTGCTAAAGAGGAAATAACGTAAGGATTCAGGTATCTGAAACGTAGTCACAGAAGGACTTCTAGAATTAAAGCCTTCGCTAAATCAACAGCTTGATTCTCAATAGGTACGAAAATAAAAGCTTTCAGGGTTTCTTAATAAGAATGGATATTTGATGATTATTCGTTCAAATGGTTACACCGTATAGGTTTTACTGCTTTTCACATGACCTGAATCCTTACGAAATAACTACAACGGACATATTGTGCGTAGCTGATTTTCCCGGTTCAATTAAACCAGCGGAACCTACCTATGAAAATGGTGAAAGTGCTTGTGGTAAAGGCACAACACAAGTGACCCGATTCTAACTCTACGCAATATAATGGCAGTCGATTACCCATATCAAATCGGCATTCAATTGAGATTTACCGGACTAAAGTCTTTACTACAAACAGGGAGGATAAAAAACTATGAGTCAACAAAATTCTAAATCAGCTAGCATTGAATATAATGGTTGTGGATGGTTAGTGCTTTTAATCGTGATTGGAGGATTTTTTTCGGTAGCTGTGCCATCCTTTCAGGTTAAGCTTAGGAACAACAAGCAATGGGAACCCAGAGATTATATTAGCTTAATCAACAAACGTCAGCAAGCCTATTTTGCCGAAAAAAGTGTTTTTAGCACTTCTGTTAAGGCTTTAGGAATTCGCATTATTAAAACCGAGACAGAAAATTACAAATATTCCCACCATACAACAAAAAAAGCAACATTTAATTATGGAGTCTCAAAGCATAAAAATCTTAAAAGCTGTGTCGGTGGAGTTTTTGTAATTCCTGCTACAAAAGGTGAGTCAAATGCTTCTAAAAACAAAAAAACGACCACATCTATATTGTGCGGAGCTGATTCTGCTGGTACAATTAAACCACCAGAACCAACTTATCAAAATGGTAAAATTGCTTGTGCTACAGGCACCAGAGAACTGAGACCAAGTTATGACTAGAGGCAATATAATGACAGTCGATTACCAATATCAAATCGGCGGCAGTCTCCCGCAAAATGCACCTACTTATGTAGTGCGACAAGCTGACTCAGAACTTTATAAAGCCCTCAAAGCCGGAGAGTTTTGTTACGTGCTCAATTCCCGACAAATGGGCAAATCCAGTTTGCTAGTGCGAACTGTACAAAAGCTCTCGGCTGATGGCATTGCCTGTGCTACGATCGACCTTTCGGACATTGGCAACCAGCAAGTCTCTCTAGATAAGTGGTATGGCGGCGTCGCTTACAAGCTATTGTGCAGTTTCAACCTGTTTAACCCAGTCGAGTTTATGACTTGGTGGCGGGAGAGAGAGTTGATGCCGCCGGTGCAGCGCTTAGGAGAGTTAATTGAAGAGTTGCTGCTGGTCAAAATTTCTCAAAACCTGGTCATTTTTATTGATGAAATTGATAGCGTTCTGAGTTTCCAAGAACCGCTAGACGATTTTTTTGCATTAATTAGATGTTGCTACAATAAACGCGCTCACAATTCAGAATACCAGCGCATTACATTTGCTTTGCTGGGAGTAGCTACGCCATCGGATTTAATTAGCGATGCAACTCGCACGCCCTTTAATATCGGTTTAGCTATTGAATTGCAGGGTTTTAAGTTACAGGAAGCTCTGCCTTTAGCAAAAGGGTTTGAGGGAAAAGTAGACAATCCTCAAGAGGTTTTAAAAGAGATTTTGGACTGGACTGGAGGGCAGCCCTTTCTGACTCAAAAGCTTTGCAAGCTGATTCTGCACCATGTAAAAAGCTTAGCTTCGGCGTCTATTATATCAGACTCAACGGATGAAACCACAACTAAAAATTTTACTACTAATCAATTATTAATTAGCGAGATAGTGCAATCTCATATTATTGATAATTGGGAATCGTCCGATGAACCAGTACACATCAAAACAATTCGCGATCGCCTTCTCAGAAGTCAGCACCACGCCAGTAGGTTATTAGGACTATATCAAAAAATATTGCCACCCTGCGATTCCCCCCAACCCCCCTTAATCTGGGGCGAGAAAATGTCAGAATTACCCTTGTTAAAGGGGGGTGGAGGAATCTGGGCGGATGATACTCCCGAACAAACAGAATTGCGGCTCAGCGGATTAGTAGTAAAACGAGCCGGAAAATTAACCGTATCCAACCGCATTTACGCAGCTATATTCAGCCATAGCTGGGTAGAAAAAGCACTCGGCGACTTGCGCCCCTATGCTGAATCCCTAACAGCATGGATAGCTACAAATTGTCAAGACGAATCTCGCTTGTTGCGCGGTCAAGCACTCGAAGATGCCCGACAGTGGGCGGCAAATAAAAGCTTGAGTACCCAAGATTATCAATTTTTAGGTGCGAGTCAAGAAGCGGAATTTGCAAAATTGCGCGATCGCGAAAAACAAACTCAAACTGAAATTGAACAACTGCGCCGCGAAAAAAAGTTACTAGAGGAACTAAGCGAAGCACAAAAGCAGAAAAAAGCGATTGCAGTTAAACTTTGGCGCGAGCAACAACTGAGAGTGCAAACAGTTACAGGAGCCGCAGCCATATTAATATCAATCCTGATAGTAGCTTTTTGGGTTAAACCGTCAATCGAAGAAAGAAACAACAAAATTCTCACTCTCAGTTTGCTATCAGAAACGCTATTTGCTGCCGATAAAAAAGAGGAAGCTCTGCTAGAAAGCATTAGAGCTGTTACAGAAATGAAACGA includes:
- a CDS encoding sterol desaturase family protein, which translates into the protein MLPEIVKGFIVLAGIFIPLERILSLHKQKIFRLGWATDATYFFTGHFIGRSGAIVVTVILSLITNLVNPELQSKVASQPVWLQLAEAVIVSDMAYYFAHRLLHEVPWLWQFHAVHHSIEHMDWLAAVRVHPCEQIFTQICKIMPLYWLGFTQESLVVYALYSAALAFLIHSNIKLKFGILKWFVATPQFHHWHHSKIPQINTKNFAVQLPLLDLLFGTMYMPAKKMPHKYGISDSLPAGYVGQIFFPFLRMMKNAR
- a CDS encoding general secretion pathway protein GspH, with translation MQLKKNPQLDALNKQAVSRTTKQLKTNPQLDALNKQAPSSEKNIPPNKKSKSCVGTLLRITFIYVPVVLIFAANTLLLSSGCGGKAKRSEAKQYVNAMNRAQQAIYAEDGTFSKSMDGLGLGIKTQTTNYKYSIIATKNAAFSYGVSIRETKDITSYVGAVFLVPVSKAANKEKTTVSILCEANSPGNTQPSAPILKNGNPVCGAGSRDVLK
- a CDS encoding molecular chaperone Tir produces the protein MPRSLRVREECIRAVKSCLLRNGFPSQKILAEDLGMAQSTVSHFLNGKPVDYANFIEICRGLGQEWRDIADFEANSEPEEVVLVRAKVAIVFEGFPSDRFANANARSTSNTTLSQQLHQALSAGGHEVFFINNSSDSASYLKRCDYLLLLISQESAASEMILEQVQLAKELHNLTVHKPAILPILLELNTPLSFDLLSYLAGIQPWLWRGVGDSFKLLSKILTLIKEGRTSLTADHELAVEWKVITSTKQSIVQPLPAAPPELPGGQVEIASRFYIDRPPIESRCYETIAQPGALIRIKAPRQMGKTSLMARILHHAEQQGSRTVALSFQLANRKIFANSDTFLQWFCASIGQELGMLEQLPKCWELADLIGSNQCCKAYFEQYLLSESSRPLTLGLDESDRLFESPEIADDFFGLLRALHEEAKRRDIWKKFRLIVVHSTEVYIPLDVNKSPFNVGLPIDLPEFNSQQVQDLAARHGLNWNDGEVVELMGLVEGHPYLVRLAIYHISRQDVSLNQLVKSAGTEAAIYSDHLRRHLWNLEKYSELMEAMREVVSVSQPVRLRSEWGFKLNSMGLVKLEGNNYIPRCRLYEEYFRDRLNGK
- a CDS encoding NfeD family protein, whose translation is MYSILIWSLASTTNQPAFAFTPPLFWLLLGVVLSAMELLIIKTQPQKYRFYLLMMGASALIESFILWRGSVAFQFSWANIMYEDFDWQIFYWMGIALALSIWIRPIFIVRKKFVIPEATEATTISEIFPGETGMVIYEGASWKARNEDSQGAIAPRQKVYVLRREGNTLIVVPHRLIHING
- a CDS encoding paraslipin is translated as MYQYFLMVLFAITGVSLASSVKIVRQGDEALVEIFGKYDRKKLEPGLTFLIPFVETVAYKQTLREQILNLPPQPCMTRDRLAITVEFIVYWRIIDLEKASYKVQNLKEAMLNMLILSIRTHIATLSMEELYTARHEINNALVEELDTATDPWGVKFTRVELRDFAIGSKVVQPTSIDRKEVQKLRA
- a CDS encoding general secretion pathway protein GspH, giving the protein MSQQNSKSASIEYNGCGWLVLLIVIGGFFSVAVPSFQVKLRNNKQWEPRDYISLINKRQQAYFAEKSVFSTSVKALGIRIIKTETENYKYSHHTTKKATFNYGVSKHKNLKSCVGGVFVIPATKGESNASKNKKTTTSILCGADSAGTIKPPEPTYQNGKIACATGTRELRPSYD